The sequence GCGCGTTGTCCATCAGTCGTATCGAACTCGTGAAGAAGCACGGGCGGATTTATTCGACTACATCGAGCGGTTTCATAACCCACGAATGCGTCGTAGAGTCGCCAGGCAAGATCTGAAGTTTTCAGCCCTTTTCAAACCGTCCGTGGAAACGGGGTAGAACCCCTCACTGCCGATCAACAGCTACAGCCCACCGCTGATGGCTGGTGGTTGATGACAGGCAGTCTGCCTCTTAGCCAAGGTCTCGAGTTATGGCTTTTGAGCCAAGGGGAGGAGCTGGAGGTTCTAGAGCCGGCTGAACTGAGGCAGCAAATCGCCTCGTCGGCACGTCGGATGGCCAGACTGTACGGTTGAATGCGACACAGGCTGTCGCATGCTGGGAGCATTCTGTCTCCGATTACCTGACCATGGAGACTCAGCTATGAAGACCTATTCCGCTTTCCTTCAGCGCGTAATCCCTAATGCGGGACCCCGCTCCAATTTCAAGACCACAGTGCAGGCCGTGAGTTCCGAAATGGCTCGCATCACAGCCGAAGCCCAATACCCGGGCTACAAATGCACCAACGCCCCCGTGCCGGTACGCTGAAGTGTCCAAGCCACACTTCGGCACATTGGGGCCTGGAGACCATCTTTATTACCAGTACCATTTGGTAAAGACGCCCCAACGATCAACATCATCCCAAACTCAGCCTACGACTACACCGAGCACTCAGTTAACTGAACCGAGCAAAACAAGCCGAAGACACTAAATGGCCGTTTCTTTTTTCTGTGGATCGCATTCAACGCTGCCTACGCCACCGATATCGTCGAGCAGCAGCGATTATCCGAGCGGGAAACCTTCAAAGCCTTTCTCGAAAAACCGTGTTCCTTGGTAACAACAAAAACATCGAGACTTCGTCTGGCCGGAGTTTCCCGGCAGCATTCGCGTACTACAGGACAACCCGTACACCCTGCGCAACCCAGCTCATTCATGGTGGAGCAACCTGGAATGGCAGAGTGAGTAGGGATTAGCTACGAGACTGCTGCTACCTGCTAGGAAAACTGATGCCCTTGATCATCTAGATCACGCTGGACAGCCCGGACACCTTATGGGGCGATGCCAAATACCCAGTGGCTGGCTGAGGATGGACACAGGTTCATGTTGACCAGATGAACCAAAGTCGGCTTTCAACAAAGCAGGCACCACACGAATAAGCTAGATATCAGGCCGTCTCCGCAGGCTGGCTCACTAGAGCCAATGCCAAGGCCTTTGCTCCACCCAAGTCCAAATGCATCGTGGCGTAAGACTGCATGAGTAATGCTGGCGGAAGCACCCAATCCCATTTTTCTTGAGCCATGTTCTGTACGTCCGCTAGAACAGCGGATTCATCAATACCGTCCCACTCGGCGATCTCACGCAGCTTGCGTTCAAGCGACGTCCGATCTCCCTCAACCTCGATGACCAACCCGCTGTTCTCACTGGCTAGTCCGGTGTGCGTCAACAAGATGGCTAGGGCATCGTTTGTCCAATCGCCTCGCCAGCTGAAAAGGTAAGTCTTACCTCCGCTTTCGGTCATGCTCGAATGTACCAATCCAAGGTCCGAGAAAGCGCTACGTGCCTGAGCTAGTAGCTCTTGTGCCGTAGTATCAAGATAGGGGTAGACGTCCGCCTCCAACAAGACGCTCCTCATCTCTTGCCGAACCCGATCATGTACACGGGCTCCAAGCCCGTCAAAGGACGGGGGAGCACCACCGGGATCGGATCTCACGACAACGACCCTGGCCTCAGTGTCCACGCTCGTTACCCGCCAGCGGCGCCCAGCAAAGATAATTCGCTGATCGACGGTCAATGGCCTGGAGACGGGCAATGCGCCAAGTAGTTTGCCATCGCATACCAGGCGGAACTCTTCATTACTGACAAATGCACTGTAGAAGTCGTAGTGGTTGATCAGGCGTTCCCCCACTACGCCGGGCAGCAGGAGCCCCGATGTTTCCTGGGTTATCAAATCGCGCTCACCGAGGGCACGAAGCAAACTGAGGAAGCTGCCCTGCTCCACCCCAGTGAACGGACCACTGCGTATCAAGGTGCTCCACAGCTCTGCAGCTGTAGCTCCTCCCCGCTGGGCTATCACCGAGAGGCACTGCTGTACCAGCGTCGATAAATGAAGGCCATGAACACGAGGAGGCTCGAACCAGCCCTGCATCAACAACCGGATCATCGCGATGCTTTGCAGCAAACCCTGGCGAAGTCGATCTGACAGGGGCGAGCCATCGTCTAGCTGACGCTCCTTGCAGTAACTTCGGAGAATGGCTGCCTCTCCCGGACGGCGTCCGGATCGCCCCAAGCGTTGACGCAAGCTAGCTACCGATGGCGGAGCCCCGATCTGCACTACCGTCTTGATGCTGCCGATATCGACCCCAAGCTCCAGCGTGGTAGTGCAGACTGCGGTGGCAGGCCGGTCACCGTCTTTCAGCGCTTTCTCAGTTTCCTCTCGAATGTCCTTCGCCAAACTGCCGTGATGCGGCCAGAACTCGTTCGGTACACCATCCTGCTCGCAACGGCGCCGCAGATTGTCAGCGAACCACTCAACCTGAGTTCGACTGTTGGGGAAGATCAGGTTATTGCTGCCGCGTAGCACCTGAAAGAGATGCTCTGCGATGGCATGGTCCGGAGAAAAAACATCGTCACCTTCAGGCTGTACCGGGAGCGCCTTCTTGGACTCCACATACCCTCTGATCTGAACCTTAAGTATCTGGCCACTACCCTTGGATTCGATCACCGACACATGATGAGGGGCATTGGGACGCAAGAAGGCAGCAGCCAACGTCATGTCGCCCAACGTGGCGGAAAGACCAACCCTGGGCAGGGGGCGATCAATGATTGTTTCAACACGATGCATGAGTGACTGCAGCTGCTTGCCTCGCTCACTGCCGATAAAGGCATGGAGCTCATCCACCACCAGGTACCGCAGGTTGGCAAACAATCCCGCCAGGCTGGTTCCCTTGTTCACGAACAGAGCTTCGAGCGACTCCGGCGTGATCAGCAGAATGCCTTCCGGGGACTTGAGGAAGCGATGCTTGCGGCTCGCTGAGATATCCCCATGCCAAGCAATGACAGGAAGCTCAAGCTCATCGCAAAGCCTCGCCAAACGATCCCACTGGTCATTGATGAGAGCCTTCAGCGGGCTGATGTAAAGCACCGCCCCAGGCTTTTCCGTGTCCTGCAGGAGATTGGTAAGGATGGGCAGAAACGCGGCTTCGGTTTTGCCTGCAGCTGTA comes from Stutzerimonas stutzeri and encodes:
- a CDS encoding WYL domain-containing protein; the protein is MTGSLPLSQGLELWLLSQGEELEVLEPAELRQQIASSARRMARLYG
- a CDS encoding DEAD/DEAH box helicase; protein product: MSLPPSSSESVGFDLLEPRIQRWIWAEGWTSLRDAQERAIPALLGADQDVIIAAATAAGKTEAAFLPILTNLLQDTEKPGAVLYISPLKALINDQWDRLARLCDELELPVIAWHGDISASRKHRFLKSPEGILLITPESLEALFVNKGTSLAGLFANLRYLVVDELHAFIGSERGKQLQSLMHRVETIIDRPLPRVGLSATLGDMTLAAAFLRPNAPHHVSVIESKGSGQILKVQIRGYVESKKALPVQPEGDDVFSPDHAIAEHLFQVLRGSNNLIFPNSRTQVEWFADNLRRRCEQDGVPNEFWPHHGSLAKDIREETEKALKDGDRPATAVCTTTLELGVDIGSIKTVVQIGAPPSVASLRQRLGRSGRRPGEAAILRSYCKERQLDDGSPLSDRLRQGLLQSIAMIRLLMQGWFEPPRVHGLHLSTLVQQCLSVIAQRGGATAAELWSTLIRSGPFTGVEQGSFLSLLRALGERDLITQETSGLLLPGVVGERLINHYDFYSAFVSNEEFRLVCDGKLLGALPVSRPLTVDQRIIFAGRRWRVTSVDTEARVVVVRSDPGGAPPSFDGLGARVHDRVRQEMRSVLLEADVYPYLDTTAQELLAQARSAFSDLGLVHSSMTESGGKTYLFSWRGDWTNDALAILLTHTGLASENSGLVIEVEGDRTSLERKLREIAEWDGIDESAVLADVQNMAQEKWDWVLPPALLMQSYATMHLDLGGAKALALALVSQPAETA